One genomic region from bacterium encodes:
- a CDS encoding chemotaxis protein CheD, protein MSNEVIVKIADLRVDRDPAIITTHGLGSCLAIMLYDPETRVGGLAHVMLPTPDLSRLKAQPGKCPQTAIEQMLLEMEGLGCQRFRIRAKLAGGSTMFAGLLLNRRDGGTNIGQRNAQETKRVLNSLNIPIAAEDIGGDYGRSVEFMLSSGTVLVRSFKAGLKEI, encoded by the coding sequence TTGTCAAACGAAGTCATAGTCAAAATAGCGGATCTGAGGGTGGACCGGGATCCGGCCATCATCACCACCCACGGGCTGGGCTCCTGTCTGGCCATCATGCTGTATGACCCGGAGACCAGGGTCGGGGGGTTGGCCCATGTGATGCTGCCGACTCCGGACCTAAGCCGGCTTAAAGCCCAGCCGGGGAAGTGCCCCCAAACTGCAATAGAGCAGATGCTTTTGGAGATGGAAGGACTGGGCTGCCAGCGTTTCAGGATCAGGGCCAAGCTGGCCGGCGGGTCAACCATGTTCGCCGGTCTGCTGTTGAACCGCCGGGACGGAGGGACCAACATCGGCCAGCGGAATGCCCAGGAGACCAAAAGGGTGCTTAATTCCCTGAACATTCCCATCGCGGCCGAGGACATCGGAGGAGATTACGGCCGTTCCGTGGAATTCATGCTTTCATCGGGCACCGTTCTGGTGCGGTCGTTCAAGGCGGGCCTTAAGGAAATATAA
- a CDS encoding chemotaxis response regulator protein-glutamate methylesterase — translation MTASKNNIRVLVVDDSALMRKMVGDIISTTPGLELAGTANDGLECLAQVKKLRPDVVTLDIEMPVMDGLKALARLMSETPVAVLILSAHAVEGAEATLLALELGAVDFVTKPSGSISLDIEKVRQQLVEKITMAAGVDLDKLKNQRHKRAEPASAVAHSPAHGQKIVAIGSSTGGTRALAEILPKLPADINAGLILIQHMPVGFTKSLAERLSSRSRIMVQEAKEGDAIKPGLALLVPADYHLTVDPSGQRIQLNQDPPRFGVRPSVDVTMESLAASAKLPLVGVILTGMGHDGAKGMAAIKRQGGHTIAEDRSTCVVFGMPKSAIETGMVDLVLPLDQIPAAIISACS, via the coding sequence ATGACTGCTTCAAAAAATAATATACGGGTCCTGGTGGTGGACGATTCCGCCTTAATGCGGAAAATGGTGGGCGACATAATATCCACCACGCCCGGATTGGAACTGGCCGGCACCGCCAACGATGGTTTGGAATGCCTGGCCCAGGTCAAAAAACTCAGGCCCGATGTGGTGACCCTGGATATCGAGATGCCGGTGATGGATGGGCTGAAGGCCCTGGCCCGCCTGATGAGCGAGACCCCGGTGGCGGTTTTGATCCTCTCGGCCCATGCGGTGGAGGGCGCCGAGGCCACCCTGCTGGCCCTGGAACTGGGGGCGGTAGATTTCGTCACCAAGCCTTCCGGCTCCATCTCCCTGGATATAGAAAAGGTCCGGCAGCAACTGGTGGAAAAGATAACCATGGCGGCCGGGGTGGACCTGGATAAATTAAAGAACCAGCGCCACAAGAGGGCCGAGCCGGCATCGGCCGTTGCCCACTCCCCGGCCCACGGACAGAAAATAGTGGCCATCGGTTCATCCACCGGCGGCACCCGGGCCCTGGCCGAGATCCTTCCCAAACTACCAGCAGATATCAACGCCGGATTGATCCTTATCCAGCACATGCCGGTGGGCTTCACCAAGTCTTTGGCGGAAAGGCTTTCCTCCCGCAGCCGGATCATGGTCCAGGAGGCCAAAGAGGGAGATGCCATCAAGCCCGGGCTGGCACTGCTGGTTCCGGCCGACTACCATCTGACCGTTGACCCTTCCGGACAGAGGATCCAGCTTAACCAGGATCCGCCCCGTTTCGGGGTCCGGCCATCGGTGGACGTGACCATGGAATCACTGGCGGCCAGCGCCAAACTGCCCTTGGTGGGAGTGATATTGACCGGGATGGGGCATGACGGGGCCAAGGGAATGGCGGCCATCAAACGGCAGGGCGGGCATACCATCGCCGAGGACCGCAGCACCTGCGTGGTCTTTGGAATGCCGAAATCAGCGATTGAGACTGGGATGGTGGACCTGGTACTGCCGCTGGACCAGATACCCGCGGCCATAATCTCGGCCTGTTCTTGA